A single region of the Panulirus ornatus isolate Po-2019 chromosome 17, ASM3632096v1, whole genome shotgun sequence genome encodes:
- the LOC139754492 gene encoding uncharacterized protein, protein MQPITDHLSRKHHIRRGHTCKATQRQVKPVRLRAGWCISERRYRPKFCGACSGRCCSVYTSTTISIAFLCPLHANTDLLAAPHASHPVLSDPFPPRPRLHAQTATTNAPSVYDMMDEGQPVLESVLTYPQPQLHTQRYSHNSLYQDDPADDDYQNKHDDLDDQPSYEHENLTVDDDLEYDDIKSDNYEVVHYQLEWIMRCKCSVSCETQDSAKHTLHTPSLIQEATTTPT, encoded by the coding sequence CGTGGGCACACGTGTAAGGCGACACAAAGGCAGGTCAAGCCAGTCCGTCTGCGCGCTGGTTGGTGTATTAGTGAGCGACGCTACAGACCCAAGTTCTGTGGCGCCTGCAGTGGACGCTGTTGCAGCGTGTACACCTCTACCACTATCTCCATCGCCTTCCTCTGTCCTCTGCACGCCAACACCGACCTCCTGGCTGCCCCGCATGCCAGTCATCCCGTCCTCTCAGACCCCTTTCCGCCACGCCCGCGCCTGCACGCCCAGACGGCCACGACAAACGCCCCCAGTGTGTACGACATGATGGACGAGGGTCAGCCGGTGCTTGAGTCCGTCCTCACatacccacaaccacaactccacACCCAACGGTACTCTCACAACTCCCTCTACCAGGACGACCCGGCTGACGACGATTATCAAAACAAACACGACGACCTAGACGACCAACCATCGTATGAACACGAAAACTTGACGGTGGAcgacgaccttgagtacgacgacatcAAGAGCGACAACTACGAAGTAGTACATTACCAGTTGGAGTGGATCATGAGGTGTAAGTGTAGCGTGAGCTGCGAAACCCAAGACTCCGCCAAACACACCTTacatactccctcactcatacagGAAGCCACCACAACTCCAACATAA